In Trichlorobacter lovleyi, the DNA window GGCCATTGGACTAACCCGGAACCGCTTGGGCGGTATAATCTGGTGGTGATCGGTGCCGGAACAGCCGGTCTGATCTGCGCTGCCGGGGCAGCAGGCCTGGGAGCAAAGGTAGCCCTGGTGGAACGCAACCTGATGGGAGGCGACTGCCTCAACACCGGCTGTGTGCCCTCCAAGGCCCTGATCCGTGCAGCCAGGGCAATACATGATGCTCGTACCGCTTCCGAGTTTGGCATGCAGGGCAGCAACCTTGCCGGCTTTGATTTCACGGTTGCCATGGAGCGGATGCAGCGCCTGCGGGCCGGGATCAGCTGCCACGATTCTGCCGAACGGTTCCGGGATGAACTGGGAGTTGATCTGTTTATTGGCGAAGCATGCTTCAGCGGGCCGGACAGTGTAAATGTGGCTGGCAAGACGCTGCAGTTTAAAAAGGCTGCCATCTGTACCGGAGCCCGGGCAGCGGCGCCAGCAGTACCCGGGCTGGCTGAAGCCGGGTATCTGACCAATGAGACGGTCTTTTCACTGACTGAACAGCCGCTTCACCTGGCTGTGATTGGGGCCGGTCCGATCGGTTGCGAGTTGGCCCAGACCTTTTGCCGCTTTGGCAGCAAGGTAACCCTGATTGAACTGGCTCCCGCCATCCTGGGCCGGGAAGACCGTGATGCTGCCGCAATCCTGCAGGAGACCTTGATTCGAGAAGGGATTGATCTTCAGCTTGGCGTTAAAATAGCAGCCGTTACATCCAGAGGTAGCCGGAAGGTTCTGCATCTTGAGCAGGAAGGACATCCCCTGGAGGTCACGGTTGATCAGATTCTGGTTGGTGTGGGCCGTGCCCCCAACACGGAGGGACTGGCACTGCAGACAGCCGGAGTCGAGTTTGACAGAAGCGGCGTCAAGGTCAATGACCGGCTGCAGACCACCAATGCGAACATCTATGCAGCCGGCGATATCTGTTCGGCCTACAAGTTCACCCATATGGCCGATGCCCAGGCCCGGATCCTGCTGGCCAATGCCCTCTTCAAAGGCCGACAGAAGGTGTCGGACCTGATCATACCCTGGTGTACCTACACCGATCCGGAGATCGCCCATGTGGGCATGTACGAACAGGATGCAACAGCCCAAGGTATCAGTGTAACCACCATAACGATCCCGCTTTCCGAGGTTGATCGCGCTGTACTGGATGGAGCAACAGAGGGATTTGCCAGGGTTCACCTGCGCAAAGGTACTGACAGGATACTGGGGGCGACCATTGTGGCCCGCCATGCCGGCGAGATGATCAATGAATTGACACTGGCCATCACCAACAACCTTGGTTTGGGTGCCATTGCCCGAACCATCCACCCCTACCCCACCCAGGCAGAGGTGGTCAAGAAGCTGGCTGACACCTATAACCGTACCCGCCTGACACCGTTTGTGACCCGCCTTTTGTCAGGTTGGCTGAAATGGCAGAGGGGTTGATGGTCCAGTTACCCGCTTTGACGGAAACCATCAGGCTGAGTGTGTTTGTTGGCCTGTTTGCGCTGCTTGCCGTGGCAGAACGGTTCTGGCCAAGGCGTCCGCTTACGGTCTCCAGAAAAAGACGCTGGCTGGCAAATCTCAGCATCATTGTGACCGATTCCCTGGTGATACGCCTGTTTTTCCCGATTCTACCGGTGGCACTGGCAGCCACAGCACAGGCGAACAACCTGGGCCTGTTCAACCGGCTGACGCTGCCGGGCTGGTTTCAGATGGCAGCAGGCCTGTTGGTTCTGGACCTGG includes these proteins:
- a CDS encoding mercuric reductase, yielding MTAVPRILPDTPYNRQLAENVHPGHWTNPEPLGRYNLVVIGAGTAGLICAAGAAGLGAKVALVERNLMGGDCLNTGCVPSKALIRAARAIHDARTASEFGMQGSNLAGFDFTVAMERMQRLRAGISCHDSAERFRDELGVDLFIGEACFSGPDSVNVAGKTLQFKKAAICTGARAAAPAVPGLAEAGYLTNETVFSLTEQPLHLAVIGAGPIGCELAQTFCRFGSKVTLIELAPAILGREDRDAAAILQETLIREGIDLQLGVKIAAVTSRGSRKVLHLEQEGHPLEVTVDQILVGVGRAPNTEGLALQTAGVEFDRSGVKVNDRLQTTNANIYAAGDICSAYKFTHMADAQARILLANALFKGRQKVSDLIIPWCTYTDPEIAHVGMYEQDATAQGISVTTITIPLSEVDRAVLDGATEGFARVHLRKGTDRILGATIVARHAGEMINELTLAITNNLGLGAIARTIHPYPTQAEVVKKLADTYNRTRLTPFVTRLLSGWLKWQRG